One genomic segment of Brevibacillus laterosporus LMG 15441 includes these proteins:
- a CDS encoding DUF2759 family protein: MQWVMDVTMFLITLFILAGVFRSIKAKNRFATAFGLVSLAVFVYADFLILKFATGA, encoded by the coding sequence ATGCAATGGGTTATGGACGTAACCATGTTTCTGATAACTCTGTTTATTTTGGCTGGGGTCTTTCGTTCCATAAAGGCGAAAAACAGGTTTGCCACAGCGTTTGGCTTGGTGTCATTAGCAGTATTTGTCTACGCCGATTTCCTTATTCTTAAATTCGCAACAGGTGCGTAA
- a CDS encoding efflux RND transporter periplasmic adaptor subunit yields MKKRWWGVIAAGVLVAGAYGYLKLTAVDATGLPVSVIPVVKGSIENKVMASGMVKAKQEVTLFSPNNGTLLQFNVQEGDKVTANQVIARIDVTDLSSEMASIDAQIASQHAELNRVKSGKEPETIAQQEERVRQEKEKVDSAEKEYNRTKQLVEAGASPATDLDKAKDSLSQAQSSLKMSQSELALNKKGPKSTDIASVQAQINQLQVKKAELAKQSSQSTVVAPFSGSVLKVDAKNGQAVTKGTEIITMGDVTKLQVVADINESDVKEIQLGQKALVSGTSMGKEKAAATVTRISPLATKIQKGETTGKTKVNVTLELDQAVSVLKPGFNVDVDIMITNKNNILVVPFQAVVNDPSGSFVWVVENGLAKKRPVQTGTESDLNVEITSGLNEGDSVISSPSADLMEGMPVMAMEAGVPGAV; encoded by the coding sequence ATGAAGAAACGTTGGTGGGGTGTTATTGCAGCTGGAGTACTAGTCGCCGGCGCCTATGGTTATTTGAAATTGACCGCTGTCGACGCAACAGGCCTTCCTGTTTCCGTCATTCCTGTTGTAAAAGGAAGCATTGAAAACAAAGTAATGGCATCAGGAATGGTTAAAGCCAAGCAAGAGGTTACGCTTTTCTCCCCAAATAATGGGACCTTGCTGCAATTTAACGTACAAGAAGGGGACAAGGTTACAGCAAATCAAGTCATTGCTCGTATAGATGTTACCGATCTATCAAGCGAAATGGCATCCATTGATGCGCAAATCGCTTCGCAGCATGCTGAACTAAATCGTGTTAAATCAGGTAAAGAACCTGAAACGATTGCCCAACAGGAAGAACGCGTTCGTCAAGAGAAAGAAAAGGTTGACTCTGCCGAGAAGGAATACAACCGTACCAAACAATTGGTAGAGGCTGGTGCTTCTCCTGCCACTGATTTGGACAAGGCTAAGGACTCATTATCCCAAGCGCAATCATCTCTTAAAATGTCCCAGAGCGAATTAGCCCTCAATAAAAAAGGTCCAAAAAGCACAGATATTGCTTCCGTTCAAGCACAGATTAACCAGCTACAGGTAAAAAAAGCGGAGCTAGCGAAGCAAAGCTCTCAATCCACCGTGGTGGCTCCTTTCTCCGGTTCCGTTTTAAAGGTGGATGCTAAGAATGGTCAAGCCGTGACGAAGGGTACAGAAATCATTACGATGGGTGATGTGACAAAATTACAAGTAGTAGCAGATATTAACGAATCAGATGTAAAAGAGATTCAATTGGGACAAAAAGCACTTGTAAGCGGCACTTCTATGGGCAAAGAAAAAGCAGCAGCTACAGTAACCCGTATTTCGCCGCTGGCTACAAAGATTCAAAAAGGGGAAACGACAGGAAAAACAAAAGTGAATGTTACATTGGAATTGGATCAGGCTGTCTCTGTACTAAAACCTGGCTTTAATGTCGATGTCGATATTATGATCACCAATAAAAACAACATTCTTGTTGTCCCTTTCCAAGCGGTTGTGAATGATCCAAGCGGTTCCTTTGTCTGGGTTGTAGAAAACGGTCTGGCGAAAAAACGTCCCGTACAAACCGGTACAGAAAGTGACTTGAATGTAGAAATCACAAGCGGTCTAAATGAAGGAGACAGTGTCATTAGCAGCCCTTCCGCTGATTTGATGGAAGGCATGCCTGTAATGGCAATGGAAGCAGGCGTACCTGGAGCAGTATAA
- a CDS encoding DUF2627 domain-containing protein, with amino-acid sequence MMEINKPLQKDVSWLLGQRLVALLIMVIPAVIAGWGFKIMRDTLYQYFNPDINQFMWGHFTLGAFLFVVPIAFIGGFILHHDRKRNRVQPRFMKRDPDEDDE; translated from the coding sequence ATGTGTCTTGGTTGCTTGGTCAAAGACTGGTTGCGTTGCTCATCATGGTAATTCCCGCTGTCATCGCAGGCTGGGGCTTTAAGATAATGCGCGATACACTCTATCAATACTTTAATCCTGATATCAATCAATTTATGTGGGGGCACTTCACTTTAGGAGCCTTTTTATTTGTTGTGCCTATTGCATTTATTGGAGGCTTTATTTTGCATCATGACCGTAAACGCAATCGCGTTCAACCGCGCTTTATGAAGCGAGATCCCGATGAAGATGATGAGTAA
- a CDS encoding membrane protein, with protein MNNSSIPLLSCIAIMLPLILHDVFFLRGIKILKKHEIVRLNYQEELIPTGCGWFLFFYITSTYLLLLLLWCFQPSVALPWKLGVFFLCGSFAIAALGWQDDCAHDKHIKGFRGHVGILVTERRMTSGFLKAWAGGNISLIICLALYDNVLEILFHTILLALSINLINLFDLRPGRASKVFLSLFILVLVSTPFFSVPVSWIMIYPIISATLLLFYHDAKRMVMLGDTGSNYLGFILGYTLISTTPLNIKIVFFLLFLFLHILAERYSFTTFIRNRPLLHKLDLLGGKKAPPMHSEASYSSSSSGSRFIKRG; from the coding sequence ATGAATAATAGCTCCATACCATTACTATCCTGTATTGCCATCATGCTACCGCTGATCTTGCACGATGTATTTTTCCTTCGAGGAATTAAAATATTGAAGAAACACGAGATTGTCAGATTAAATTATCAGGAGGAATTGATACCAACAGGCTGCGGGTGGTTTTTATTTTTTTATATTACCAGTACCTATTTGCTGCTCTTGCTATTATGGTGCTTTCAGCCTTCTGTAGCATTACCTTGGAAATTGGGGGTGTTTTTTCTTTGTGGTTCTTTTGCAATCGCCGCGCTGGGCTGGCAGGATGACTGCGCGCACGATAAGCATATTAAGGGATTCCGCGGACATGTCGGTATCCTAGTTACTGAACGAAGAATGACCAGTGGCTTTTTAAAAGCCTGGGCAGGGGGCAATATCTCTCTTATTATTTGTCTGGCGTTATACGATAATGTGCTGGAGATTCTGTTTCATACCATCCTCCTTGCCTTGTCGATTAATCTAATAAACCTATTTGATCTGCGACCTGGAAGAGCCAGTAAGGTATTTTTGAGCTTATTTATTCTTGTGTTAGTATCGACTCCTTTTTTTAGCGTACCAGTGTCGTGGATCATGATTTATCCCATTATAAGTGCGACCCTTCTTTTATTTTATCATGATGCAAAACGTATGGTCATGCTAGGAGATACAGGCTCCAATTATCTTGGATTTATTTTAGGGTACACGTTAATCAGTACTACTCCCTTGAACATCAAAATTGTTTTTTTTCTACTGTTTCTGTTTCTGCATATATTGGCAGAGCGTTATTCATTTACGACCTTTATCCGAAATCGCCCTCTTTTGCATAAACTAGATTTATTGGGAGGAAAAAAAGCTCCGCCTATGCATAGCGAAGCTTCTTACTCATCATCTTCATCGGGATCTCGCTTCATAAAGCGCGGTTGA
- the steA gene encoding putative cytokinetic ring protein SteA: protein MRWRKGKSDSVHIKGTLMTDSKTKWLCQRLKAGHIAMIDHKNLDVTAAEDLIASQVQAVINLSPFLTGDFLTEGAALLLQENIILYEIEHTAAVTRDLQEFLDGKQIEIINDCLHALPAKQPIKIALRPFRMSDYETRAQQAINHEPKHYIQFLTNTLSFLEQEKNLFTAKLPSVCIRASFTNRFVVLVNRGPSARDDLHSLSSFIKKYRPILLAVDGGADVILSCGWIPDVILGDLDSVSDRALFSGADIILHAYKNGIAPGRSRLDRLGVSYQLLPAPGTSEDVAMLVAYQGQATRIITVGSHTNMQDFLEKGRKGMASTFLIRTRIGHKLIDAKGVHYLIQQKEMYKPSVATVVASSLCLLLLLLFMHPTIRTVGYMLWTHVSRGMV, encoded by the coding sequence ATGAGATGGCGTAAAGGCAAGTCCGATTCTGTTCACATTAAGGGAACCCTCATGACAGATTCAAAAACCAAGTGGCTGTGCCAACGATTAAAGGCAGGGCATATTGCCATGATTGACCATAAAAATCTGGATGTAACAGCGGCTGAAGACCTGATTGCATCTCAAGTACAAGCAGTTATCAATCTCTCCCCCTTTTTGACAGGCGATTTTTTGACAGAAGGAGCAGCCCTTCTTTTACAAGAGAACATAATACTTTATGAGATCGAACATACAGCAGCTGTTACAAGAGATTTACAAGAGTTTTTAGACGGAAAGCAAATCGAAATTATCAATGATTGCTTACATGCTCTTCCTGCCAAACAACCAATCAAGATTGCTCTACGTCCATTTCGTATGTCAGATTACGAAACGAGAGCGCAGCAAGCTATAAATCACGAGCCAAAACATTACATACAGTTTCTAACAAATACGCTATCGTTTCTGGAACAAGAAAAAAACCTTTTTACAGCTAAACTTCCATCTGTCTGCATCCGTGCGTCGTTTACGAATCGATTTGTTGTGCTTGTGAACCGTGGGCCCTCTGCACGAGACGATCTTCACTCATTATCCTCATTTATAAAGAAGTATCGACCAATTCTGCTTGCGGTAGATGGGGGAGCTGATGTCATCCTGAGCTGTGGATGGATTCCTGACGTTATTTTAGGTGATTTAGATAGCGTATCGGATCGGGCCCTGTTTTCTGGAGCAGACATTATCTTGCACGCTTATAAAAATGGAATCGCACCTGGTCGAAGTCGGTTAGATAGGCTGGGGGTGTCGTATCAGCTCTTACCCGCTCCTGGTACGAGTGAGGACGTAGCAATGCTAGTTGCTTATCAAGGTCAGGCTACTCGGATTATTACAGTCGGGAGTCATACCAACATGCAAGATTTCTTGGAAAAAGGAAGAAAGGGAATGGCTAGTACTTTTCTTATTCGTACTCGCATTGGACATAAGCTGATTGACGCAAAGGGCGTTCATTACTTGATTCAGCAAAAAGAAATGTACAAGCCTTCTGTGGCTACTGTTGTGGCAAGCTCTTTGTGCTTACTTCTTCTGCTTTTATTCATGCATCCAACCATTCGTACTGTTGGCTATATGCTCTGGACGCACGTTAGTAGGGGAATGGTATGA
- a CDS encoding ABC transporter ATP-binding protein, with translation MLTVTDIRKTFMNGDSELPILKGVNFTVNKGEFVAIMGPSGSGKSTFMNMLGCLDRPSSGSYVLDGVEVTTLNENQQADLRNQKIGFVFQAFNLLPRISAIRNVELPMLYAGISASERKKRAEEALISVGLKERMEHKPPMMSGGQKQRVAIARSLVNRPAILLADEPTGNLDSRSTREVMAIFQELHAQGVTIILVTHELDTAQHAERIVVFKDGVIIKDEKVKERLFAVADENEVFAT, from the coding sequence ATGCTAACCGTTACTGATATTCGTAAGACCTTTATGAACGGTGATTCTGAGCTACCCATCCTAAAAGGAGTTAATTTTACCGTTAATAAAGGGGAATTCGTCGCAATCATGGGGCCCTCTGGTTCTGGTAAATCCACCTTTATGAACATGCTGGGTTGCTTGGATCGCCCCTCTTCCGGTTCTTATGTACTGGACGGAGTAGAGGTCACTACCTTAAACGAAAATCAACAAGCTGATCTTCGAAACCAAAAAATTGGGTTCGTCTTTCAGGCATTTAATCTATTGCCCCGTATTTCTGCGATTCGCAATGTAGAATTGCCTATGCTTTATGCAGGCATCTCGGCAAGCGAACGCAAAAAACGTGCAGAAGAAGCGCTCATTAGCGTAGGTCTAAAAGAGCGTATGGAACACAAGCCGCCTATGATGTCCGGCGGTCAAAAGCAACGTGTAGCCATCGCCCGTTCTCTCGTGAATCGCCCGGCGATTTTGCTAGCGGATGAACCAACGGGAAACCTGGACAGCCGTTCTACTAGAGAGGTTATGGCCATTTTCCAAGAATTGCACGCACAGGGAGTTACCATTATTCTGGTCACGCATGAATTGGATACCGCTCAGCACGCAGAACGTATTGTTGTCTTTAAAGATGGTGTCATTATAAAGGATGAAAAAGTAAAAGAACGACTCTTTGCTGTCGCAGATGAAAACGAGGTGTTCGCTACATGA
- a CDS encoding substrate-binding domain-containing protein has translation MVLQNVGIALLPSRFVQQEQLQGTLVTIDISQGTFTRPTLLLSC, from the coding sequence ATGGTGTTACAAAATGTAGGGATTGCTCTGCTACCTTCACGTTTCGTTCAACAGGAACAGCTACAGGGAACATTAGTTACAATTGATATTTCCCAAGGCACGTTTACCCGGCCTACTCTACTCCTATCCTGCTGA
- a CDS encoding sigma-70 family RNA polymerase sigma factor, with translation MRAHTPNHSSKESDHLYKLIEENKEQLYRLAYSFVKNREDALDIVQETIYKAIVSIDTLRKPEFLKSWLYRIAINCSHNSLRKMRRMVVMDTSILENVMQHSDKNRDDIFDVRQALEKLDLKYKTVIILRFFEDMTLESVAEILDVPVSTVKTRLYRGLQKLKIDLQEVEHLEQSIK, from the coding sequence ATGCGCGCGCATACTCCCAATCATTCCTCGAAGGAGAGCGATCATCTTTATAAACTTATTGAAGAAAACAAGGAGCAATTGTACAGACTTGCTTACAGTTTTGTAAAAAACAGAGAAGATGCACTGGATATCGTACAGGAAACGATATATAAAGCCATCGTTTCAATTGATACACTGAGAAAACCTGAATTTCTCAAATCATGGCTGTATCGTATCGCGATTAATTGCTCTCATAATTCCTTGCGAAAGATGCGGAGAATGGTAGTTATGGACACGAGTATTTTGGAAAATGTTATGCAGCATTCGGATAAAAATCGGGATGATATCTTCGATGTGAGACAGGCACTAGAAAAACTCGATCTAAAATATAAGACAGTAATTATCTTACGATTTTTCGAAGATATGACACTGGAGTCCGTAGCAGAAATCTTGGATGTGCCCGTAAGTACTGTTAAAACGCGTCTCTATCGGGGACTTCAAAAATTAAAAATTGATTTGCAGGAGGTTGAACATCTTGAACAATCAATTAAATGA
- a CDS encoding ABC transporter permease, with amino-acid sequence MNLIESFRIAIDGIWSNKLRSILTMLGIIIGIASVIAIMTMGKGGKEMMTSQFGNVADAKFTAMVSWETEEPVKDDDLTIDDAVTLERINPYVQNVMAQIYGGGTIKDKKKDISAQVYGTTGNFLEVNSSYKIEKGRFYTRDDDKEQRDVVVLDKGLADKLFPQGNAVGNRIYMSDASFVVIGVLKNDMQGFMGGGMQDLVYMPARTYLNHNEKATVNMFHIQAKSNATIQAAMDFTKQYLNRVHKHTDHYMVKNSADDLKEITKMLDMLTMVFSVIAGISLLVGGIGVMNIMLVSVTERTREIGIRKALGAKKRDILTQFLIESIIVCLIGGGVGVGLGLGLASIIISFAGMPPVTSWDSILIAFGFSSAIGIFFGIYPANKAAKLDPIEALRYE; translated from the coding sequence ATGAACCTCATCGAAAGCTTTCGCATTGCTATAGATGGTATTTGGTCCAATAAATTGCGCTCCATTTTAACCATGCTAGGAATTATTATCGGCATCGCTTCCGTCATTGCCATTATGACAATGGGTAAGGGCGGAAAAGAAATGATGACAAGTCAGTTCGGAAATGTAGCCGATGCTAAGTTTACCGCGATGGTAAGCTGGGAGACCGAAGAACCTGTCAAGGATGATGATTTGACCATCGATGATGCCGTTACCCTGGAAAGAATTAATCCTTACGTTCAAAATGTTATGGCTCAAATCTACGGTGGCGGAACCATCAAGGATAAGAAAAAGGATATCAGTGCTCAAGTATATGGGACAACGGGTAACTTTTTAGAGGTAAATTCGAGCTATAAGATTGAGAAGGGTCGTTTCTACACCAGAGATGACGATAAAGAACAGCGAGATGTTGTGGTATTAGACAAGGGCTTAGCAGATAAATTGTTTCCTCAGGGAAATGCTGTAGGAAATCGGATTTACATGTCAGATGCCTCCTTTGTGGTCATTGGGGTTCTAAAAAATGATATGCAGGGCTTTATGGGCGGCGGCATGCAGGATCTGGTGTACATGCCGGCACGAACCTATCTTAACCATAACGAAAAAGCAACGGTAAACATGTTCCATATTCAGGCCAAATCAAATGCTACGATTCAAGCCGCGATGGACTTTACCAAGCAATATCTAAATCGTGTACATAAGCATACCGATCATTACATGGTAAAAAACAGCGCCGATGATCTAAAAGAGATCACGAAGATGCTTGACATGCTTACGATGGTCTTCTCGGTTATCGCCGGAATTTCTCTTTTAGTGGGCGGTATCGGGGTAATGAACATCATGCTCGTCTCCGTAACGGAGCGCACACGCGAAATCGGGATTCGAAAAGCCCTAGGTGCCAAAAAACGGGATATCCTGACCCAATTTTTGATCGAATCCATTATTGTCTGCTTAATTGGTGGCGGTGTAGGGGTCGGTCTTGGACTTGGGTTAGCTTCGATTATTATCTCATTTGCAGGCATGCCTCCTGTTACATCCTGGGATAGTATTCTAATCGCATTTGGCTTCTCTAGTGCAATCGGGATCTTCTTTGGAATCTATCCGGCAAACAAAGCAGCCAAGCTGGATCCAATTGAAGCATTGCGTTACGAATAA
- a CDS encoding acyltransferase family protein, with protein sequence MEATYRLNKSHVNIEDGKRRYMPGLDGIRALAVLVVVAYHFGWRGASGGLLGVNVFFVLSGYLIMDLLVEEYRSKGRIDLKRFWFRRARRLLPALLLMLLVVSVILFISDSSRFVSIRGDIWAAIMYMSNWYFIYHDVSYFESFGPASPFGHLWSLAVEEQFYLLLPLLLFGIIRFTNPTCGKLALYLLIGAAVSFGTMVLLYDPNTDPSRVYYGTDTRAFGFLIGAALALAWPSRILATPLSRKGTVVLDVVGAIGGAIVAYMIVFTGEYDEWLYRGGMVVLSVAAALVIAAAVSPFTTVSKLLAWKPLRWVGQRSYGIYLLHYPIIVLTAPANPNMKAGLLLQLVLLVVMIWLAALSYKFVESPFVESSTLIEGWKRSKIELRKRVNQTAFIRRRRLSVLLSIGMIVLLCVSCAQRESETTGASSKEVKQEMIQGETTDKLKEEPKEEPELHELLIQSQDVQTPSLLSDGVTAIGDSVLLGVAPELEKLVPGIMIDAKVSRQMKDALAIVQQLESENRLGKCVIVELGTNGPFTSDTLTNLLDTLGAERQIILINTRVPRNWQDKVNQELSRAGEERSNVKIIDWYSYSANQSGWLTKDGIHLQPEGAKAYASLVAETISN encoded by the coding sequence GTGGAAGCAACGTATCGATTAAATAAATCGCATGTAAATATAGAGGATGGCAAACGACGATATATGCCGGGATTGGACGGGATACGGGCACTAGCTGTTCTTGTCGTTGTGGCATATCATTTTGGGTGGAGAGGAGCCTCAGGAGGACTACTGGGAGTTAATGTGTTCTTCGTTCTGTCCGGTTACCTCATCATGGATTTATTGGTGGAAGAGTATCGGAGCAAAGGGCGGATCGATCTGAAACGATTCTGGTTCCGTCGCGCACGCAGACTACTTCCAGCCCTGCTACTTATGCTACTTGTTGTTTCCGTCATTCTGTTTATATCGGATAGCAGTCGATTCGTCTCGATTCGGGGAGATATTTGGGCTGCGATCATGTACATGAGTAACTGGTACTTTATTTATCACGATGTGTCATACTTCGAGAGCTTTGGTCCAGCTTCTCCTTTCGGTCATCTCTGGTCACTGGCAGTCGAGGAGCAATTCTATCTATTGCTACCATTGTTACTGTTTGGCATCATAAGATTCACAAACCCTACGTGTGGAAAACTTGCGCTGTATTTGTTGATCGGTGCAGCAGTATCTTTTGGTACGATGGTACTGCTATACGATCCTAATACGGACCCGAGCAGGGTGTATTATGGTACGGATACGCGGGCATTCGGATTTTTGATCGGAGCTGCACTCGCGCTTGCATGGCCAAGTCGTATTCTTGCCACACCCTTGTCACGTAAGGGTACCGTTGTCCTCGATGTTGTAGGTGCTATCGGTGGAGCTATTGTCGCTTACATGATTGTCTTTACCGGAGAATATGACGAGTGGCTGTATAGGGGAGGCATGGTTGTCCTTTCAGTCGCGGCGGCATTGGTCATTGCCGCTGCTGTAAGCCCGTTCACTACTGTGAGCAAGCTGCTTGCATGGAAACCTCTTAGGTGGGTCGGTCAGCGATCATATGGCATTTACCTATTGCATTATCCGATTATCGTTTTAACAGCTCCTGCAAATCCTAATATGAAAGCCGGCTTACTCCTTCAGCTTGTTTTACTCGTGGTGATGATATGGCTAGCAGCGCTGTCTTATAAATTCGTAGAGTCACCTTTTGTAGAGTCATCTACTTTAATCGAAGGCTGGAAACGAAGTAAGATCGAACTACGGAAAAGGGTAAACCAGACCGCCTTCATTCGACGTCGAAGATTATCTGTATTACTGTCAATTGGCATGATTGTTCTCTTATGCGTCTCTTGTGCCCAGCGTGAGAGCGAGACTACGGGAGCGTCATCCAAAGAAGTGAAACAAGAAATGATCCAAGGCGAAACTACCGACAAGCTTAAGGAGGAACCGAAGGAAGAACCAGAGCTGCATGAATTGCTGATACAGTCGCAGGATGTCCAGACACCGTCTTTACTATCCGATGGGGTAACTGCTATTGGGGATTCGGTCTTGCTCGGTGTTGCTCCAGAACTAGAGAAGCTTGTACCAGGTATTATGATCGATGCGAAGGTCAGCCGGCAAATGAAAGATGCACTAGCTATTGTACAACAGCTTGAATCTGAAAACCGGCTTGGGAAGTGTGTCATCGTTGAGCTTGGTACGAATGGTCCCTTTACATCGGATACGCTAACTAACCTACTCGATACCCTTGGTGCAGAACGGCAGATTATTCTTATTAATACACGAGTTCCGCGGAATTGGCAGGATAAGGTGAACCAAGAGCTGAGTAGGGCAGGTGAGGAGCGTTCCAATGTTAAGATAATCGATTGGTATTCCTATAGTGCGAACCAATCGGGCTGGCTAACTAAAGATGGCATTCATTTACAACCTGAAGGAGCAAAAGCATACGCCTCGCTGGTCGCCGAAACGATCAGTAATTAA
- a CDS encoding glycosyltransferase family 2 protein: MRVSAIIPAFNEQDWIEETVSTLRGSSFIHELIVVDDGSIDCTADIARPWVDQLIIMPKNVGKGAALHAGWKEATGDIILFLDADLQKSACEVDKLLTPVVRKDCDMSIAILPKAPRKAGFGLAKKLAHQGIVQMTLQKLQAPLSGQRAFRRDLFSCVRFVDCGFGIEVAMTIDILRAGYRIIEVPVNFTHRYTTNNLHGFLHRGKEFWHVYRTLQRKRQEVEKR; the protein is encoded by the coding sequence ATGAGAGTTAGCGCGATTATTCCAGCCTTTAATGAGCAGGATTGGATTGAGGAAACCGTTTCTACATTAAGAGGGTCATCGTTCATCCATGAGTTGATTGTAGTAGATGATGGGAGTATCGATTGTACTGCTGACATCGCTCGGCCTTGGGTGGATCAGCTCATTATCATGCCTAAGAATGTTGGCAAGGGAGCTGCTTTGCATGCGGGTTGGAAGGAAGCGACAGGTGATATTATTTTGTTTTTGGATGCTGATTTACAAAAGAGCGCCTGTGAAGTAGATAAATTACTGACTCCTGTCGTCAGAAAAGATTGTGATATGTCGATAGCTATATTACCTAAAGCCCCTCGTAAGGCTGGCTTTGGACTAGCTAAAAAGCTGGCCCATCAAGGGATAGTACAGATGACTCTACAGAAGCTGCAAGCCCCTTTATCCGGACAAAGAGCTTTTAGACGCGATTTATTTTCCTGTGTTCGGTTCGTGGATTGTGGGTTTGGGATTGAGGTAGCAATGACAATTGATATTTTACGAGCTGGATATCGAATCATAGAAGTTCCGGTGAATTTCACACATCGTTATACAACAAACAATCTTCACGGATTTTTGCATAGGGGCAAAGAGTTTTGGCATGTGTACCGAACCTTACAACGCAAGCGGCAGGAGGTGGAAAAGAGATGA